A single Crateriforma conspicua DNA region contains:
- a CDS encoding IS4 family transposase, whose protein sequence is MFQSELSSFRRRLIVARQSGDLYFASLLDRKTIASAFGEATGILDSARIYTTAVTLWVFLSQVLSVDHGCVSAVAKLIHYRCARGLGRCSSKTGMYCIARDKLDESAMHRLVTKVGQDIDDQAPDDWLWLGHRVVTGDGTTITMADTPENQAEYPQQRGQAVGCGFPIMRVVVLFALSTGVVLETAMGKYRGKLTAEVSLFREVDQIIQEDDVFLADRAYSSWFDMARLMSRGAHVVVRKHQLRKSDFRTGIRYGQDDHTIHLDKPSRPDWMSDREYAEYPDFITIREIKIRVDNQGFRTREIIVHTSLLDDRDYSKDDISALFRRRWQAELHLRSLKTIMQMDHLRCKRPHRVRNELRAHMLAYNLIRQVMCDAAMSGKLQPWQVSFKGTMSTLVELLPTLNVISNVDELCEVLFQSCRRQIVGNRPDRYEPRVLKRRAKGYKLMQKPRRDYKPGEA, encoded by the coding sequence GTGTTTCAATCCGAACTCAGTTCGTTCCGTCGGCGGCTGATCGTCGCACGCCAGTCCGGTGATCTCTATTTCGCTTCGCTGCTGGATCGAAAGACTATCGCATCGGCATTTGGCGAAGCAACCGGCATTCTTGATTCGGCCAGAATTTATACAACAGCCGTCACGCTGTGGGTGTTTCTCTCGCAAGTCCTCTCGGTCGACCATGGCTGCGTCTCGGCCGTCGCGAAGCTCATACATTATCGCTGCGCCCGCGGACTCGGACGCTGCAGCAGCAAGACCGGAATGTATTGCATCGCGCGCGACAAGCTGGACGAATCGGCCATGCACCGACTGGTCACCAAGGTCGGCCAGGATATCGACGATCAAGCACCTGACGATTGGCTGTGGCTCGGTCACCGAGTCGTCACTGGGGACGGCACGACGATCACGATGGCCGACACGCCCGAAAACCAAGCCGAGTATCCTCAGCAACGCGGCCAAGCGGTCGGTTGCGGTTTCCCGATCATGCGGGTCGTTGTGCTCTTTGCGTTGTCCACCGGCGTGGTGCTCGAAACGGCGATGGGCAAGTATCGAGGCAAGCTAACAGCGGAAGTGAGCTTGTTTCGCGAAGTCGACCAGATCATACAAGAAGACGACGTTTTCCTGGCTGATCGGGCCTATTCGAGTTGGTTCGACATGGCTCGATTGATGTCCCGTGGTGCCCATGTGGTCGTCCGCAAACACCAACTTCGCAAGAGTGATTTTCGAACCGGTATCCGTTACGGCCAAGACGATCACACGATCCACTTGGATAAGCCTTCGCGGCCCGACTGGATGAGCGATCGGGAGTACGCCGAGTATCCTGACTTTATCACGATCCGTGAGATCAAAATACGAGTCGACAATCAAGGCTTTCGGACTCGCGAGATCATCGTCCACACCTCGCTGCTTGATGATCGTGATTACAGCAAAGACGATATCTCGGCACTGTTTCGTCGGCGTTGGCAAGCGGAACTGCACCTGCGCAGTTTGAAAACGATCATGCAAATGGATCATCTCCGGTGCAAGCGTCCGCATCGTGTACGGAACGAACTTCGTGCGCACATGTTGGCATACAACTTGATTCGACAAGTGATGTGTGACGCGGCGATGTCGGGTAAGCTGCAACCGTGGCAAGTCAGCTTCAAAGGAACGATGTCAACGCTGGTCGAACTGCTCCCGACGCTGAACGTGATCAGCAACGTCGACGAGCTGTGCGAAGTGCTGTTTCAGAGTTGCAGGCGACAGATTGTCGGCAATCGTCCCGATCGCTACGAGCCGCGCGTGCTGAAGCGACGAGCGAAAGGCTACAAGCTGATGCAGAAGCCACGACGCGACTACAAACCCGGTGAGGCATGA
- a CDS encoding sulfatase-like hydrolase/transferase, which produces MNANNHAAIGRCFVIATMLAVGLAFAHPNTADAAKANVVMLLADDLGYRDVGCYDGPVQTPNIDSLAAGGARFTDFYSGCAVCSPSRATLMTGRHHIRAGVYSWIQDEQQKSHLLLREITLAEVLKSAGYATAHIGKWHLGLPSENHDKPTPDQHGFDHWFATWNNASPSHRNPDNFIRNGKPVGKLDGYSCQLVADEAIGWMKQHVETNVDQPFFVNVWFHEPHAPIAAPKDRTTKYGKPDDKGAIYSGTIDNTDDAIGRLLRTIDQLGIREDTLIIYASDNGSYRTDRVGNLRGRKGVNWEGGIRVPGIFHWPGRIAPQQVLTDPAGLVDVLPTVCGLLELEKPSVHLDGSDLSPLLVNRADAFVRHQPLFWHLQRSSPIVAMRDGNFSLVASRDYEMSTHNLFQEAWIPRIKEGGYRDFELYDLFNDPGQTTNVAKQYPDVFNRMKQRLLEINASIMKDATDWHLR; this is translated from the coding sequence ATGAACGCAAACAATCACGCTGCGATCGGCCGCTGTTTTGTCATCGCAACGATGCTGGCTGTGGGGCTGGCGTTTGCCCACCCGAACACCGCCGACGCCGCCAAGGCCAACGTCGTCATGCTGTTGGCCGATGATTTGGGATACCGCGACGTCGGATGCTACGACGGTCCGGTCCAGACACCCAACATCGATTCGCTGGCCGCCGGCGGCGCCAGGTTTACCGATTTCTATTCCGGTTGCGCCGTTTGTTCGCCTTCACGAGCGACACTGATGACCGGGCGTCACCACATCCGCGCCGGTGTTTACAGTTGGATCCAAGACGAACAGCAAAAGTCTCATCTGCTGCTTCGTGAAATCACCCTGGCCGAAGTTCTCAAGTCGGCCGGCTATGCCACGGCCCACATCGGAAAATGGCACCTCGGATTGCCCAGTGAAAATCATGACAAACCCACGCCCGACCAGCACGGGTTCGACCATTGGTTTGCCACTTGGAACAACGCCAGTCCCAGCCACCGCAATCCGGACAACTTCATTCGCAACGGGAAACCGGTCGGAAAGCTGGACGGCTATTCCTGCCAACTGGTGGCGGACGAAGCGATCGGCTGGATGAAGCAGCACGTCGAAACAAACGTCGACCAACCATTTTTTGTGAACGTTTGGTTTCACGAACCCCACGCCCCGATCGCGGCACCCAAGGATCGCACCACCAAGTACGGCAAGCCGGACGACAAAGGTGCAATCTATTCCGGCACGATCGACAACACCGACGATGCCATCGGCCGATTACTGCGCACCATCGATCAACTGGGGATTCGGGAAGACACGTTGATCATCTATGCATCCGATAACGGCAGCTATCGCACCGATCGGGTCGGCAATCTGCGTGGACGTAAAGGCGTCAACTGGGAAGGCGGCATCCGCGTGCCGGGCATTTTTCATTGGCCCGGTCGAATCGCCCCGCAGCAAGTCTTGACCGATCCCGCCGGACTGGTCGATGTCCTGCCGACCGTTTGCGGGTTACTGGAATTGGAAAAGCCGTCGGTGCATTTGGACGGCAGTGACTTGTCACCACTGTTGGTCAACCGTGCGGATGCATTTGTCCGTCACCAGCCGTTGTTTTGGCACCTGCAAAGATCCAGCCCGATCGTCGCAATGCGTGACGGCAATTTTTCGCTGGTCGCATCGCGGGACTATGAAATGTCCACCCATAACCTGTTCCAAGAAGCTTGGATCCCGCGGATCAAAGAAGGCGGTTATCGTGATTTCGAATTGTATGATCTGTTCAACGATCCAGGACAAACCACCAACGTGGCAAAGCAATATCCTGATGTCTTCAATCGCATGAAGCAGAGATTATTGGAGATCAACGCGAGCATCATGAAAGACGCCACCGATTGGCATCTTCGCTAG
- a CDS encoding sulfatase-like hydrolase/transferase, with protein MRFLFAAICIAIPLLIDSAQVPAADRPNVVVFLVDDMGMMDTSVPFITDGQGNPVRQPLNEYYRTPSMQRLAEQGIRLNNFYAMSVCSPTRISIMTGQNAARHRATNWINPQVDNRGTYGAPEWNWAGLTGDDVTLPGVMRAAGYRTIHVGKGHFGPEEHVGAEPLNLGFDVNLAGAAFGAPGSYYGEKNYARGPDGRHHAVPHLDQYHGTDTFLSEALTIEAKKIISDTVESGEPFFLYFAHYAVHAPFESDPRFADHYIDSGKPKNAQAFATLIEGMDKSLGDMMDHFAELGIGENTLIVFLGDNGSDAPLGHQHEVACAAPLRGKKGAHYEGGMRVPFIASWCTPDADNPLQQSLPIPPDTISPQIANVTDLFPTVLQAAGIDPPAEHTVDGQPLQTILTGKQDPNHSQQFLMHYPHGVHRSNYFTVLRDGDWKAIYHALPGEPSKGKLSQSNGQHYQLFNLASDPYEQNDLSKAKPNVLRRMIAQMQQQLESHNAVYPIDDDGNPLPPQLP; from the coding sequence ATGCGTTTTCTGTTCGCTGCGATCTGTATCGCTATCCCGCTGCTAATTGATTCGGCCCAAGTCCCCGCCGCCGACCGACCCAACGTGGTTGTGTTTCTGGTCGACGACATGGGAATGATGGACACATCGGTTCCTTTCATTACCGATGGCCAGGGTAACCCGGTTCGCCAGCCGTTGAACGAATACTATCGCACGCCGTCGATGCAACGTTTGGCCGAACAAGGCATTCGGTTGAACAACTTTTACGCAATGAGCGTCTGTTCGCCGACACGCATCAGCATCATGACCGGTCAAAACGCGGCACGCCATCGCGCGACCAACTGGATCAATCCGCAAGTTGACAACCGCGGAACCTATGGGGCACCGGAATGGAACTGGGCCGGTTTGACCGGCGACGATGTAACCCTGCCGGGCGTGATGCGTGCGGCCGGCTATCGCACGATCCATGTCGGCAAAGGCCACTTCGGTCCCGAAGAACACGTCGGTGCCGAACCGCTAAACCTGGGCTTCGACGTCAACTTGGCCGGCGCCGCCTTTGGTGCCCCCGGCAGCTACTACGGCGAAAAGAACTATGCGCGTGGCCCCGATGGCCGCCACCATGCCGTCCCGCACTTGGACCAGTATCACGGCACCGACACGTTTCTCAGCGAAGCGTTGACGATCGAAGCCAAAAAGATCATCAGCGACACGGTTGAATCGGGCGAACCGTTCTTTTTGTACTTCGCCCATTACGCGGTGCATGCCCCCTTCGAATCCGACCCGCGTTTCGCAGACCACTACATCGATTCGGGTAAACCCAAAAACGCACAAGCCTTTGCGACCCTGATCGAAGGCATGGATAAATCACTGGGCGACATGATGGACCACTTCGCCGAACTTGGCATTGGCGAAAACACGCTGATCGTGTTCCTGGGTGACAACGGCAGCGACGCGCCGCTGGGGCATCAACACGAAGTCGCCTGTGCCGCGCCGCTGCGTGGAAAGAAAGGGGCCCACTACGAAGGCGGCATGCGAGTGCCCTTCATCGCATCTTGGTGCACGCCCGACGCCGACAACCCGCTACAGCAATCACTGCCGATTCCCCCTGACACGATCTCACCACAGATCGCCAACGTCACCGATCTGTTTCCGACCGTATTGCAGGCCGCGGGGATCGATCCGCCCGCCGAACACACGGTCGACGGGCAACCGCTGCAGACCATCCTGACCGGCAAACAAGACCCGAATCACTCGCAACAGTTCCTGATGCACTATCCGCACGGCGTGCACCGCAGCAATTACTTCACCGTGCTTCGTGACGGCGACTGGAAAGCAATCTATCACGCACTGCCCGGTGAACCATCCAAGGGCAAGCTTTCGCAATCCAACGGCCAGCATTACCAGTTGTTCAACCTGGCGTCGGATCCGTACGAACAAAACGATTTGTCCAAAGCAAAGCCAAATGTTCTGCGCCGCATGATCGCGCAAATGCAACAACAACTCGAAAGCCACAACGCCGTCTATCCGATCGACGATGACGGCAATCCGCTTCCACCTCAGTTGCCCTAG
- a CDS encoding proprotein convertase P-domain-containing protein, with protein sequence MSAFAVLALSFAVAPNAANGQAGFREALEKLDRDDNGKIDPDEITALARPYLEKVYAQRRLPMNKPQDIERIQEASRIYHAIQNGVAGERVRLDSAPRIRDFEPDDEQEIVPGFGLAKIKYPYTQDDLEEADQTLRRYDRNNDGYIDRGEARRGRWTHRDPFEMDLNLDDRLSRLELSQRYARRRLLKDDSGELIQRARRVGSGVEPVTRNRDDDDDRGQWWRRGGSRYWLTASMLGRFDKNRNGRLEAQESTDLNLPISQIDTDRDGDLSRDELNFYLTSLQDEIGDDAEGLPGWFYELDTDRDGQVSMPEFAEDWTPDKLTEFTLLDANADGLLTAMEVSTSKAMMGGEFSNETAEVLPPKRTVISEIEIDEDLIVGDLNVQLSITHTFVGHLDAFLTGPEGQRVELFTEIGGSGDHFEETIFDDQSDRPITKARPPFEGRHLTEAKARRQPGLEQFNGTSARGVWQLVIRGTRSDRFGMLHRWALMIRPQEQMVGGLADATLVDGEDEQDESETSAFSFGGNRSDADDAKGDPARSIVREGWPGGDVKQAKSVPSAWDRDTVDRYRQWAEKQKASGQPITAESKRQWLESAKSDANSRSGYKGNSDGDDDR encoded by the coding sequence GTGTCGGCTTTCGCCGTCTTGGCATTGTCATTCGCCGTGGCACCCAATGCGGCCAACGGACAAGCCGGATTCCGCGAAGCACTGGAAAAGCTGGACCGAGACGACAACGGCAAAATCGATCCGGACGAAATCACCGCACTGGCGCGGCCGTATCTGGAAAAGGTGTACGCCCAGCGGCGGCTTCCGATGAACAAGCCCCAGGACATCGAACGCATCCAAGAAGCATCGCGAATCTATCACGCCATTCAAAACGGTGTCGCCGGCGAACGCGTCCGACTGGACAGTGCCCCGCGGATTCGCGACTTCGAACCGGACGACGAACAGGAGATCGTCCCTGGGTTCGGGCTAGCCAAAATCAAGTACCCGTACACCCAAGACGACTTGGAAGAAGCCGACCAGACGCTGCGGCGATACGACCGCAACAATGACGGCTATATCGATCGTGGCGAGGCAAGGCGTGGCCGGTGGACGCATCGTGATCCGTTTGAAATGGATCTGAACTTGGATGACCGACTTAGCCGGTTGGAACTGAGCCAACGATACGCGCGACGCCGGTTGCTGAAAGACGATTCGGGCGAACTGATCCAACGCGCACGACGCGTCGGCTCGGGCGTCGAACCGGTCACCCGCAACCGTGATGACGATGATGATCGCGGGCAATGGTGGCGACGCGGCGGCAGCCGTTACTGGTTGACCGCCAGCATGCTGGGCCGTTTCGACAAGAACCGCAACGGACGGTTGGAAGCCCAAGAATCGACGGATTTGAATTTGCCGATCTCGCAAATCGATACCGACCGTGACGGCGATCTTTCGCGCGACGAACTGAATTTCTATTTGACGTCGCTGCAGGACGAAATCGGCGACGATGCCGAAGGCCTGCCGGGCTGGTTTTATGAACTGGACACCGACCGCGACGGCCAAGTTTCGATGCCGGAGTTCGCCGAAGATTGGACGCCGGACAAACTGACCGAGTTCACGCTGTTGGACGCCAATGCCGATGGCTTGTTGACGGCGATGGAAGTGTCGACGTCCAAGGCGATGATGGGCGGCGAATTTTCCAACGAGACCGCGGAAGTCCTGCCACCCAAACGCACGGTGATTTCCGAGATCGAGATCGACGAAGATTTGATCGTCGGCGACTTGAACGTCCAACTGTCGATCACGCACACCTTCGTCGGGCACCTGGACGCTTTCTTAACCGGTCCCGAAGGCCAACGCGTTGAACTGTTCACCGAGATCGGCGGCAGCGGCGACCACTTCGAAGAAACGATCTTCGACGACCAATCGGACCGTCCGATCACCAAGGCGCGGCCACCTTTCGAAGGTCGACACCTGACCGAAGCCAAGGCACGACGCCAGCCCGGTTTGGAACAATTCAACGGAACATCCGCCCGCGGTGTTTGGCAATTGGTGATTCGCGGCACTCGCAGCGATCGATTCGGCATGCTGCACCGCTGGGCGTTGATGATCCGTCCCCAGGAACAAATGGTCGGCGGCCTGGCCGATGCAACGCTTGTCGATGGCGAAGACGAACAGGATGAATCGGAAACGTCCGCTTTTTCTTTCGGCGGTAACCGAAGCGACGCCGACGACGCAAAGGGCGACCCCGCCCGTTCGATCGTCCGCGAAGGCTGGCCCGGTGGCGATGTGAAACAAGCCAAATCGGTCCCCTCCGCGTGGGACCGTGACACCGTGGATCGCTATCGCCAGTGGGCCGAAAAACAAAAGGCGTCCGGCCAACCCATCACTGCGGAATCGAAACGCCAATGGCTGGAATCCGCCAAGTCCGACGCGAACTCGCGTAGCGGATATAAAGGGAACTCCGACGGCGATGACGATCGCTGA